From the Pseudomonas putida genome, one window contains:
- a CDS encoding RNA polymerase factor sigma-70: MAEQLSTSKCDSPLLQAFVDNRSILVKIAARITGCRSRAEDVVQDAFFRLSAAPQITSSFKAQLSYLFQIVRNLAIDHYRKQAMELKYSGSEEEGLNVVIPNASPEATHINLAALEHIAEALNELPQRTRYAFEMYRLHGVPQKDIAKELGVSPTLVNFMIRDALVHCRKTANRQA, from the coding sequence ATGGCGGAACAACTATCCACAAGTAAGTGCGATTCACCATTACTCCAGGCGTTCGTTGACAATCGCAGCATTTTGGTCAAGATCGCGGCGCGCATCACCGGCTGCCGCTCGCGCGCCGAGGATGTGGTGCAGGATGCCTTCTTCCGGCTCAGCGCCGCCCCGCAGATCACCTCGTCGTTCAAGGCGCAGCTCAGCTACCTGTTCCAGATCGTGCGCAACCTGGCCATCGACCATTACCGCAAGCAGGCGATGGAGCTGAAGTATTCCGGCAGCGAAGAGGAAGGCCTGAACGTGGTCATCCCGAACGCTTCGCCCGAGGCCACGCACATCAATCTGGCAGCGCTCGAACACATCGCCGAGGCGCTCAACGAACTGCCTCAGCGCACCCGCTATGCCTTCGAGATGTACCGCCTGCATGGTGTGCCGCAGAAGGACATCGCCAAGGAACTGGGCGTGTCGCCGACCCTGGTCAACTTCATGATTCGCGATGCCCTGGTGCATTGCCGCAAGACCGCCAACCGACAAGCCTGA
- a CDS encoding GNAT family N-acetyltransferase has translation MPFDAASQPLSLPRWRSLDAEENDRRLSLTLEGRPLIQVCLEPGDTLQVHVQSLCPERPQQALWAACYWLLSRDPARQRLAVRLPSNVPEALASGLLVAGEVAGVYLCERALFWQLPQPWLGASSGAVYPQQMQFSNGKRHPRRAPKPRGEVYRRFDARLGAWVSLRTLEVDQDLERFSRWQNNPRVEKFWQEAGSLEQHREYLAKLEADPHTLTLIGCFDDQPFAYFEAYWAKEDRIAPFYPADDYDRGIHMLVGEEAHRGPHKVASWLSALVHYLFLDDPRTQRVVAEPRADNGKMIGYMHDQCFHCDKEFDFPHKRAALMILGRERFFDRCKLV, from the coding sequence ATGCCGTTCGATGCCGCTTCGCAGCCCCTGTCTCTACCCCGCTGGCGCAGCCTCGATGCCGAGGAGAATGACCGTCGGTTGAGCCTGACCCTTGAAGGGCGGCCATTGATCCAGGTGTGTCTGGAGCCGGGCGATACGCTGCAAGTGCATGTCCAGAGCCTGTGCCCGGAGCGCCCGCAGCAGGCGTTATGGGCCGCCTGCTATTGGCTGCTGTCCCGCGATCCGGCTCGCCAGCGCCTGGCTGTGCGTCTGCCTTCCAATGTGCCGGAAGCTTTGGCCAGCGGTTTGCTGGTGGCCGGCGAAGTCGCCGGCGTCTACCTGTGCGAGCGCGCGTTGTTCTGGCAGTTGCCGCAGCCGTGGCTGGGTGCTTCGAGCGGCGCTGTCTACCCGCAACAGATGCAGTTCAGCAACGGCAAGCGCCATCCACGCCGGGCACCCAAGCCGCGTGGCGAGGTGTATCGCCGCTTCGATGCACGGCTGGGGGCCTGGGTGTCGTTGCGCACCCTGGAAGTCGACCAGGACCTCGAGCGCTTCAGCCGCTGGCAGAACAACCCGCGGGTAGAGAAATTCTGGCAGGAGGCGGGCTCGCTGGAGCAGCACCGCGAGTACCTGGCCAAGCTTGAGGCCGACCCGCATACCCTGACCCTGATCGGCTGTTTCGATGATCAGCCGTTTGCCTACTTCGAAGCGTACTGGGCCAAGGAAGATCGCATTGCGCCGTTCTATCCGGCCGATGATTACGACCGTGGTATCCACATGCTGGTGGGGGAAGAGGCGCACCGTGGCCCGCACAAGGTCGCCAGCTGGCTGTCGGCACTGGTGCACTACCTGTTCCTGGACGACCCGCGCACCCAGCGGGTGGTGGCTGAGCCCCGTGCCGACAACGGCAAGATGATCGGCTACATGCACGACCAGTGCTTCCATTGCGACAAGGAATTCGACTTCCCGCACAAGCGCGCTGCGCTGATGATTCTGGGGCGGGAGCGGTTCTTCGATCGCTGCAAATTGGTGTGA
- a CDS encoding substrate-binding periplasmic protein, which yields MTPAPGLKVISTLMMLAAAWLAVPAWAADAIDVKIGAAHFPPYTVRPEQGADTGLLPQLVEALNRLQDDYRFVLVPTSIQRRFGDFQQGRTDMAIFENPEWGWQQIPHQTVDMGLEDAEVFVARKLNGRDQHYFDSLGGKRLALFNGYHYAFANFNPDPNYLRKAYNATLTYSHDSNLLMVQAGRADIALVTRSYLSDFLARNPDSLNQLIASQRIDQVYHHYALLRPGAPITDQKFAELLRYLRDTGELTRIFQPYRITVAAPND from the coding sequence TTGACTCCAGCGCCCGGCCTGAAGGTAATCTCCACCCTGATGATGCTGGCTGCGGCCTGGCTGGCGGTGCCGGCGTGGGCTGCCGACGCCATCGACGTGAAGATCGGCGCCGCGCATTTCCCGCCTTATACCGTGCGCCCGGAGCAGGGCGCCGACACCGGTTTGCTGCCCCAGCTGGTCGAGGCGTTGAACCGCTTGCAAGACGACTACCGCTTCGTTCTGGTGCCCACCTCCATTCAGCGGCGCTTTGGTGATTTCCAGCAAGGCCGCACCGACATGGCGATCTTCGAGAACCCCGAGTGGGGTTGGCAGCAGATTCCGCACCAGACGGTGGACATGGGCCTGGAAGATGCCGAAGTGTTCGTCGCCAGGAAGCTCAATGGCCGTGACCAGCATTACTTCGACAGCCTGGGTGGCAAGCGCCTGGCGTTGTTCAACGGTTATCACTACGCCTTCGCCAACTTCAACCCTGACCCCAACTACCTGCGCAAGGCCTACAACGCGACGCTCACCTATTCCCACGACAGCAACCTGCTCATGGTTCAGGCTGGCCGTGCCGACATTGCCCTGGTGACGCGCTCGTACCTGAGCGACTTCCTGGCCCGCAACCCCGACAGCCTCAACCAGCTGATCGCCTCACAGCGCATCGATCAGGTCTACCACCACTATGCCTTGCTGCGTCCCGGTGCCCCGATCACCGATCAGAAGTTCGCCGAGCTGCTGCGCTACCTGCGCGACACAGGCGAATTGACGCGCATCTTCCAGCCCTACCGGATCACCGTCGCCGCGCCGAACGACTAA